The nucleotide sequence CGACATGGAATAGTCGAGGGCGATTGGGGAGCGTATTGGATTGATCTTGAGTTTGTAATGACTCCAGACAAGCTCAAGTTGCCTATTTCGGAGGTAGTCGAGCTAAACGATCCTTCCATTTCTTCCCTGGCGCTTGGATACACCACTTGGGCGCACCTGCAGGAAGCAACAATTAAATATCTGTATCGTTGTCCTTATAGAAGTCTTTATACTTCTCAAAAAGATACTTAAGGGTGTTGCTATCCAAATCGTCTTGTGAATTGAGAGCGGCAAAGATTTGATGTGCCTTCTCATCTGTTATAGAGAAGAGCGTATCACCAACGCGAGGTCTAATGTCTAATCCAGCTTCAGTGAGTGAGATTCCTGGCTTAGGATGGATTACCCATTCAAGATCGACAGAATAAGGCCATCTTCCGCCAATTTGTTTACACTCTGATGCTACTCTTGCTAATCCCATAATCTTCTTCTCAGGTGAAGTGACGTAGAGGAACATGAACTGACCCTTTGTTAGCTGTAAAGCCACTTTCTTTCGATTATTTGGGAATCCAGCATTCAATTTGTCTACACGGGCGAATATGCCAGGATATACGATCTTAATCATGTAATTCGATACGGTATTCGTTTGATAATCACCACCAGATTTGGGCTTGCTCAGCCGAGCCTCCAAAATGTTCACCCTTTCAGTCAGTCCAATAAGGGATCTTTCTAACACGCTAATACGATCATCCATGCTGCATCCTCCTCTAAATGGTTATGAGATATGTATATGCAGCACTTACACAAGTGATTACTTAACTCAGTGATTCACTTGTGCGATATATTTTACGTTGTGCTAGGCATTCTTGAGCGGCATTCCATAGTTGCTCAGTAACGATGGCTGGGTGGCAGTTCTTAGTCACTATCCATTAAGACTGTCATTTGCGAATAGGCTTCGTCAGCAATTTAATCAGGAATTGAATACTCCCCGAGGGGGCACCACCATGGAGTTGCGACACGAGATCTCGACATGAAATAGTCGAGGTCGAGGGTGATAGGGGAGCGCATTGGATTGATCTTGATCTTGTGATGGACGGGGGCTCAACTGCCCTCGGCTTCACCAAAAACTATGAATGGTACGTAGCCCTTCGGGGCTGCGTTTTGTCTTGGTTAGACATATGACATATGTTGATCGAAATATCGTACAAAGTGACTTGCGAGGCCGTCCTTCGCAGGAGTTTTGTGTGAAATATTGTACAAAAAGGTATGCGGAGCAGACCTGTGCAGGGATTTTGTATGAAATATCATACAAACCGGTATGTGGGGCTGTTCTTTGTAGGGTTTCTGTATGAGATATCGTACATACGACATGGAATGATTGCGCCGCCAAGCGTATCGCTGGCAGTAAAGAGGTCAGGGAGGTTGCCGCTAGAAATTTACGCTTTCGCCATACCAATTGGGCCATATACGAATCGATTCAGTCGGACATCATTGATCACATCTTTGCCATAGCGTTGGCATTTGGGCTTCGGGCGTTCCAAAATCCGATGGGGCATGATATTGCTCGTTTTGTAGAACGCAATTCCTCAGAGCCTCGAGTTGACATTAAGCAAACCGCGACAGCCGGGAACTAAGTATTGCTAAATTCCAAGGATTTTTATGAATTAAGAAATCTTCACTATTTTCTAATAAACAATGTTTAGGTGTGTACTGACGACGAATTCTTTCTTTATGGGAGAGTTTAGGCGATCATATTTATGTTATCGTGAATTCCGACAAATCATACATCTTGGAGGGATTCACATGTCTGCACGAAAACCAATCTTGCGTCAACTGATGGCACTCGGCTTATGCGTAGCCATCGGGTTCGGAACCTTTAACATCGGACAAGCCTCGCTCACTCCGAAAGCGTCCGCCGCGACCATCTACGAGACGAAAGTCACATACGGCGTGAACCTGCGCACCAGTGCGAGCACAAGCGGGCGCGTTATTCGGTTAATTCCGATAGGAGAGAATATCAATGTGATTTCAAAGGTGAACAACTACTGGCTGAAAGTCAAGGATAAGCGGGGCAACACAGGCTACATTTCGGCAGGAGATCGATACACTAATTACGGCGATTCTTCCTCCATTAGCTCGAAGGGTGACCGTGTTGTAGATATCGCCAAAAGCTATATGGGTCGTGTCAAATACGACTTCGGCACGCGCAACCCATCCAAGCTGATTTTCGATTGCTCGTCTTTTACACAATTCGTCTTTGCTAAAATCGGTGTCGACTTGAAGTGGGGCACGAAGTATCAGAAATCGGCCGGCTCCTTTGTCAGTAAGAGTAGCCTTCGTAAGGGAGACCTCGTATTCTTCGATACGATCGGGAGTAACAACAAAGTCATAAATCATGTCGGTATATATATTGGCAACGGACAATTCATCCACGATACACCATCCAAGAACGGACTCGCAATCAATTCGCTAACCTCCGGCTGGTGGTCTAATCATTACGTTACTGCACGTCATGTTCTCTAACTTCCGAAATCTAGACGATCGCGAACATCTTACCCGATGGGCCAAGATGTTCGCTGTCGTCAGCCTTGGTCAGATCATAATAATTAGTACCATGTAGATCCACAACCGTACCACAAGAGACACCGATTTGGGTGTCTTTTTTGTTTGTTCTAGCTATCTTGCAAATGCAAAACATTTACAACGAATTGACATTGTCAAAGTAATGGGTTATTTTGTAATAAGCAAACAATAGTTCTAACAGACATATCTATTAGATATAATGGAGTGATCGTAATTATGCAGGACAAAATAATTCTGGGATTGCTTTTAGATGGTGACAAATCATCCTATGATATTAAAAAAAATATGGAGATGAGCACAGGCTTTTTTTACAATTCAAGTCAAGGAAGTATTCAACCCGCTTTGAAAAAGCTGCTTCAGAACGGGCATGTAACATTTTCTGAAGAACATCAAGGAGCGAGAGTAAAAAAAGTATATGCAATTACAAAAGAAGGTGAGAAAGAATTTATAGAATGGGCAGATGAGGCAATATCCTTAGAAAAACCTAGAGACCCAGCACTTGTTAAGATGTTTTTCTCAAATTATGTTGAGCTAGATCGGAAGCTAGAAATGATAGAAGAGTATTTGCATGAAATTAAAATTGTAATAGCTACCATGAAGACAATGGAGCAAATTTCATTAGAACAGATTAAGAACAGTAAGCAAGCATTGGATAATGAAAAGATAAAAAGCAGGCTGGCTACTTTACAATTTGGAATGGATTATTATATTTTTCTGAATGAGTGGTATGAGAAATACTTAAGACAATTAAAAAATGATAACTGATATGTGGGGGATATAATGAAAGTAATTGATAAAAAAACGCTGAGCAATATTATTGTTTTTTCACTAATTGTATTGAGTTGTGGGTGGATCGGACGTCTGGTGGATTTGAAAGCTACTACAGATGCTAGTGGCAGTCTTGGACAGCTTATATGGATTGTTTCACCTCTCCTCGCAATGGTTATTCTTCGTACATTTAGGGGAGATGGTTGGAAGGACCTCGGGATTAAACCAAAAATCAAAAATAATATTTTTCTTTATCTAATCAGCATAGTGTTTCTTCCAATTAGTGCATTGATTATTGTGTTGGTTGGACACAACTTTAAGTTGATGGATGCATCCAATTTGTCCCCGGCATTTCTAACTGTATTTGCAGCAGCACTTCTACCTAGTTTTATAAAAAATATATTTGAAGAATTTGCATGGAGAGGTTATCTAACTCCGAAGCTGTTCTCCCTCGGATACAACAGACTATTAATTCATATTTACGTTGGAGTCATTTGGTCCGCGTGGCATATTCCCTACTTATTAATTCAAACAGACACTACAGAAGGGATGATCACTTTTATTCCACGAGTTATGATTGGACTTATTGTTCAATCTATCGTGTATGGAGAAATACGGCTTAGGACGAATAGTGTGTGGCCAGCAGTAATTATGCATACGATAGGAAATGCCTTTGTAGACAGCCTTATATTACATAAATATCTGAATATACAAACGGAATTCAACTATTTGGTAACACCTAGTCCTGAAGGTGTTTTGGCTATATTGATTGCTGCGATAACTGGTATATGGTTGTATAAGAAGCGAGGGTCCAAACTTTAATGGGCTACGCTGATACATCTCAGCCTGGTGTGTGCTTAAGAAGACAATCAGGTTGGAAGATCGTGCCTAGGAGGTTGACAATGGCAGAAACACAAGTGGCAGGAGATCATGGAGAACCGGAAGTACGAAAGATGAGGGCGCTGGTCTACGAAAACTACGGATCGCCCGATGTTCTCCGGATTGAAGAAGTGGAGGTCCCTGTGCCCAAAGGCCATGAAGTGCTCATCGCGGTCCATGCCGCATCGGTGAATTCATGGGATTGGGATCTCCTGCGCGGAAAACCGTATCTCACTCGTCTTGGCGCGCTCCGCAAGCCACGTTACCGGATTCTCGGCGCTGATGTCGCGGGGCGGGTTGTCTCCGTGGGCACCGCTGTCACACGTTTTCGGTCGGGAGACGAGGTATTCGGGGACATTTCCGGTTGCGGATGGGGCGGATTTGCAGAATATGCATGCGCAGGTGAGGAGGCTCTGACCTTGAAGCCTGCCGGGCTCAGCTTTGAGCAGGCGGCGGCCATTCCACAAGCGGCTGTTCTCGCCCTACAGGGATTACGAAATAAAGGAAACCTCCGGAAGGGCCACCGGGTTCTGATCAACGGGGCGGGCGGCGGCGTTGGTACGTTCGCGATTCAATATGCCAAATTATTCGGGGCGGAAGTGACTGGTGTGGACCGTGCCGAAAAGCTGGATATGCTGCGTTCCATCGGTGCGGATGAGGTACTTGATTATGTGGAAGAAGACTTCGCAGCAACCGGACGGCGATACGACCTGATCCTCGATGTCGTCGGAAACCGGTCGATTTTCGCGATCAGGCGGGCGCTCAAGCCAGGCGGAACGTATGTAATGGTCGGCGGGCCACTGCCTCGCATCCTCCAGGCGCTGTTGGCGGCACCGCTGACGGCTTGGCTTGAAAAGAAGAAAATGGCAGTTCTTATCCATAGACCGAATCATGACGATCAGTTGGTTTGGAAGGCGCTTGTCGAAGCAGGCCAAGTCGTTCCCGTCATTGATCGGAGGTATTCGTTAAACAACGCGGCCCAGGCGCTTATGTATCTTGGAGAAGGCCGGGCGAAAGGGAAAGTTGTCGTATGCATGGAACCGCCGATTGCTTCACGGTGAAGACCCGAAGACAGGCGCGTTACGCCACATCCCCAAACAACCGTAGCATCACCCTCCGGCGAATTGTGGTTTTGCATAGCCACGGTTCGCCTCCAATCTAAAAACCCGCTCATGGAGCGGGTTTTTGTCATGTCTAGGCTGAAAATGCAGCCCAATTGTAGCCAAAAGAAATTTTGACGTTATCACGAAATCGGTCATAAGGAGAGTGATAGAAATGGTAGGAGACATTGCGAAAAGTAGGTGTAAGCGAGGAAATTCGCTCGACGTAGTGCTGAATAAACTTTTTGTTTTCAGGGGAAATTAATTCAAGTTGTTTGATTCGCTATTGCATTATTTCAATTTTGGAAAGGAGAGATCGATATGAAGCTACTAAATAAAGTTGCCATCATTACGGGAGCTGCACAAGGTATGGGAGCCATGCATGTGCGTAAATTTATAGAAGAAGGCGCAAAAGTTGCCGTGACTGACATCAACGAAGAAGCTGCGAAGAAATTAGCTGATGAGTTGGGCGATAGTGCTATTGCACTAAAACTTAACGTTTCAAGTGCGGATAATTGGAAAGAGGTCGTTGAAACAACAGAGAAATCATTCGGACCGGTCAATGTCCTTGTAAACAATGCAGGAATTGGAATTTTTAAACTATTAGAAGATCTGACTGAAGCCGATTTCAGGAAAACATTCGAAATAGATGAATTGGGCGTGTTTCTGGGCATGAAAACTGTAGTCCCTTCTATGAAGCGGGCAAATGGCGGTTCGATTGTAAACATATCATCTGTTGACGGTTTGGTGAGTGCACCAACCGCAATCGCATATAGCGCATCCAAGCATGCCGTCACGGGAATGACAAAAGGGGCAGCAGCAGAGCTGGGTCAATACAATATTCGAGTGAACTCTGTTCATCCTGGCGTTATTGAATCTCCAATGGCGGAGCAGGGAGATGTCGCAGAAGTGATTAAGAAACTTGAGCAAGATATTCCGTTAAGGAGAAGAGCCAAAACGGAAGAAGTGTCCAATCTCGTGATTTATCTCGCTTCGGATGATTCAAGCTATTCCACAGGCGCTCAATTTGTTGTGGACGGCGGTATGATCTCTGATTTATAAGGACTGGAGCGAAAAGCGTCCCTGCGATGAGCGGAGACGCTTTTTCATTTGGCGCGCGCCTAGAGCCAAGGAACATTTTTCTGTTACTAATGGAAGTGGATGAATTTG is from Candidatus Cohnella colombiensis and encodes:
- a CDS encoding SH3 domain-containing C40 family peptidase is translated as MSARKPILRQLMALGLCVAIGFGTFNIGQASLTPKASAATIYETKVTYGVNLRTSASTSGRVIRLIPIGENINVISKVNNYWLKVKDKRGNTGYISAGDRYTNYGDSSSISSKGDRVVDIAKSYMGRVKYDFGTRNPSKLIFDCSSFTQFVFAKIGVDLKWGTKYQKSAGSFVSKSSLRKGDLVFFDTIGSNNKVINHVGIYIGNGQFIHDTPSKNGLAINSLTSGWWSNHYVTARHVL
- a CDS encoding PadR family transcriptional regulator, with the translated sequence MQDKIILGLLLDGDKSSYDIKKNMEMSTGFFYNSSQGSIQPALKKLLQNGHVTFSEEHQGARVKKVYAITKEGEKEFIEWADEAISLEKPRDPALVKMFFSNYVELDRKLEMIEEYLHEIKIVIATMKTMEQISLEQIKNSKQALDNEKIKSRLATLQFGMDYYIFLNEWYEKYLRQLKNDN
- a CDS encoding CPBP family glutamic-type intramembrane protease, whose protein sequence is MKVIDKKTLSNIIVFSLIVLSCGWIGRLVDLKATTDASGSLGQLIWIVSPLLAMVILRTFRGDGWKDLGIKPKIKNNIFLYLISIVFLPISALIIVLVGHNFKLMDASNLSPAFLTVFAAALLPSFIKNIFEEFAWRGYLTPKLFSLGYNRLLIHIYVGVIWSAWHIPYLLIQTDTTEGMITFIPRVMIGLIVQSIVYGEIRLRTNSVWPAVIMHTIGNAFVDSLILHKYLNIQTEFNYLVTPSPEGVLAILIAAITGIWLYKKRGSKL
- a CDS encoding NAD(P)-dependent alcohol dehydrogenase, which translates into the protein MAETQVAGDHGEPEVRKMRALVYENYGSPDVLRIEEVEVPVPKGHEVLIAVHAASVNSWDWDLLRGKPYLTRLGALRKPRYRILGADVAGRVVSVGTAVTRFRSGDEVFGDISGCGWGGFAEYACAGEEALTLKPAGLSFEQAAAIPQAAVLALQGLRNKGNLRKGHRVLINGAGGGVGTFAIQYAKLFGAEVTGVDRAEKLDMLRSIGADEVLDYVEEDFAATGRRYDLILDVVGNRSIFAIRRALKPGGTYVMVGGPLPRILQALLAAPLTAWLEKKKMAVLIHRPNHDDQLVWKALVEAGQVVPVIDRRYSLNNAAQALMYLGEGRAKGKVVVCMEPPIASR
- a CDS encoding glucose 1-dehydrogenase; translated protein: MKLLNKVAIITGAAQGMGAMHVRKFIEEGAKVAVTDINEEAAKKLADELGDSAIALKLNVSSADNWKEVVETTEKSFGPVNVLVNNAGIGIFKLLEDLTEADFRKTFEIDELGVFLGMKTVVPSMKRANGGSIVNISSVDGLVSAPTAIAYSASKHAVTGMTKGAAAELGQYNIRVNSVHPGVIESPMAEQGDVAEVIKKLEQDIPLRRRAKTEEVSNLVIYLASDDSSYSTGAQFVVDGGMISDL